One window of Phalacrocorax carbo chromosome 1, bPhaCar2.1, whole genome shotgun sequence genomic DNA carries:
- the LOC104052657 gene encoding cell cycle control protein 50C, whose protein sequence is MKNNTSFLPQEGQARPSRCPDNSAFKQQKLPGWKPQLTIATVLSSFFLTGAFCLSVGVCLILSTNSVREIQIDYSDKCSGCSKLRENSSNWNKECHCSVNFTLKEDILGDVFMYYGLQNFYQNHRRYVISRSDAQLLGQNVNIQKSSCAPFTTYRNGTPMAPCGAIANSMFNDTIDLFYNLNSSVIQVPLLRTGNSWWTDKNVKFRNPKSYNLSSAFAGTARPPYWQKPVYLLDEEDERNNGYINDDFIIWMRVSAFATFRNLYRRVSRIRQFADGLPAGNYTFHISYNFPVTKFKGRKHVILSTVVWSGGNNPFLGIAYVVSGTAATLTGFVITAVHLKLRKKKTYFQK, encoded by the exons atgaaaaacaatacaAGTTTTCTTCCTCAAGAAGGACAGGCACGTCCTTCCAGATGTCCGGATAACAGTGCATTCAAACAACAGAAGCTACCAGGTTGGAAGCCCCAGCTTACCATTGCGACTGTGCTCTCCAGCTTCTTCCTTACAGGCGCGTTCTGCCTTTCTGTGGGAGTCTGCCTCATACTGTCCACAAACAGCGTCAGAGAAATCCAG ATTGATTATTCAGATAAATGCTCAGGTTGTTCAAAGCTCCGTGAAAATTCCTCTAATTGGAATAAAGAGTGCCATTGTTCTGTTAATTTCACGCTAAAGGAAGATATATTG GGTGATGTTTTTATGTACTACGGCCTGCAAAACTTCTATCAAAACCACCGTCGATATGTGATATCAAGAAGTGACGCACAATTGTTGGgtcaaaatgtaaat ATTCAGAAGAGCTCCTGCGCGCCCTTCACCACCTACCGAAATGGGACACCCATGGCTCCATGCGGTGCTATTGCCAACAGCATGTTCAATG ATACCATTGATCTTTTTTACAATCTTAACTCATCTGTTATTCAAGTACCACTGCTGAGGACTGGAAACAGTTGGTGGACagataaaaatgtgaaatttcgCAATCCAAAATCATACAATCTCTCTTCTGCATTTGCAG GGACAGCAAGACCTCCTTACTGGCAGAAACCAGTATATTTGTTAGACGAGGAAGATGAAAGGAACAACGGTTATATAAATGATGACTTCATTATCTGGATGCGAGTGTCAGCCTTTGCTACATTCAGAAATCTTTACCGTCGTGTCAGCCGGATAAGGCAGTTTGCAGATGGCCTGCCAGCAGGGAACTACACTTTTCATATTTCCTATA ATTTCCCTGTTACCAAATTCAAGGGGCGGAAGCATGTGATTCTTTCAACTGTGGTATGGAGTGGAGGAAATAACCCATTCCTGGGAATTGCCTACGTGGtttctggcacagcagcaacCCTGACAGGTTTTGTCATAACTGCCGTCCACTTGAagctcagaaaaaagaaaacatactttcaGAAGTAA